Proteins from one Primulina huaijiensis isolate GDHJ02 chromosome 18, ASM1229523v2, whole genome shotgun sequence genomic window:
- the LOC140964666 gene encoding protein PLASTID TRANSCRIPTIONALLY ACTIVE 12, chloroplastic isoform X1, which translates to MASVSWFYQDGGLRSMVSAEGAVTKKSFNDNLKILLFPSPASTWKFRVGTSSPLNKPLLLPSIKCANTDKEDSFKQVSVERFPYHSYMDSTSGQLEPASGARASIPREDLWPEGTSSQVRADRAPEPKGVSTGKPSFGKKPGSRRKKYKSSAAATKSSELSVVPNDPFEIESSEDSPDEPKDLLSEFVVYQTEPEEEELTGYELDKKIGNPHPFINPKAEKPIEEPLSNEELWWNWRKPEKEQWSRWQRRRPDVETVFLKAMAETGQIKLYGDEPTITECSLFRARRHVYKEERLQEEQEKLERVGPIAYYSEWVKGWKRDTSREAVQKHFEETGEDENEQLIEMFSHQTDREFRIMMGTDIRIRRDPLAMRMREDQIKQIWGGDPVYPTINYIQDPDEVIDFRGPDFHEPTPDVLDYLKEHGKIITREELEKILAGEKREVVEQMADMDEAMARAVDIGENDDEGEEGEAEGDDTGDEKFTRNWSILKSNPELRKSKGKPKKDSSMSLDEAIEDSENLTDFLLDFEEE; encoded by the exons ATGGCTTCTGTTTCGTGGTTTTATCAAG ATGGAGGATTGAGAAGTATGGTTTCAGCGGAAGGGGCTGTCACCAAGAAGTCCTTCAACGATAATTTGAAG ATACTATTATTTCCTTCTCCTGCATCAACTTGGAAGTTTAGAGTTGGCACCAGCAGTCCACTTAATAAACCATTGTTACTTCCTTCTATAAAGTGTGCGAATACCGATAAGGAAGACTCTTTTAAGCAAGTATCAGTCGAACGTTTCCCTTATCACAGCTATATGGACTCCACATCTGGACAACTTGAGCCAGCTTCGGGTGCTCGTGCAAGTATTCCCAGGGAAGATTTATGGCCAGAAGGCACATCCAGCCAAGTAAGGGCAGACAGGGCTCCTGAACCAAAAGGTGTCTCTACTGGGAAACCCTCCTTCGGGAAAAAACCTGGAAGTAGACggaaaaagtacaagtcttcAGCAGCTGCTACCAAGTCTTCAGAACTGAGTGTGGTTCCAAATGATCCTTTCGAAATTGAGTCTTCGGAGGATTCACCCGATGAACCTAAAGATCTCTTGTCTGAGTTTGTTGTTTATCAGACAGAACCTGAGGAAGAAGAGTTGACCGGATATGAACTGGACAAGAAAATTGGGAATCCACATCCCTTTATCAATCCAAAAGCTGAGAAACCTATAGAGGAGCCACTTTCAAATGAAGAACTGTGGTGGAACTGGAGAAAACCCGAAAAAGAACAGTGGTCTAGATGGCAGAGGAGACGCCCAGACGTTGAGACG GTATTTCTCAAAGCTATGGCAGAAACTGGACAAATAAAGCTTTATGGAGACGAGCCAACAATTACTGAGTGTTCTCTTTTTAGAGCTAGACGACACGTTTATAAAGAAGAGAG GCTTCAGGAAGAACAAGAAAAATTGGAAAGAGTTGGCCCCATTGCATACTACTCAGAGTGGGTTAAAGGCTGGAAAAGAGACACTTCACGGGAAGCAGTTCAAAAGCATTTTGAAGAAACCGGTGAAGATGAAAATGAGCAGCTTATTGAGATGTTCTCGCACCAAACTGACAGGGAATTCCGCATCATGATGGGCACTGATATCCGTATTCGTCGGGATCCTTTAGCAATGAGAATGAGAGAGGACCAAATAAAGCAAA TATGGGGTGGAGATCCTGTTTACCCAACTATAAACTATATTCAGGATCCAGATGAGGTGATTGATTTTAGAGGTCCAGATTTTCACGAACCAACTCCAGACGTGCTCGATTATCTGAAAGAG CATGGCAAAATAATAACTAGAGAAGAGTTGGAGAAAATCCTGGCTGGAGAGAAAAGGGAAGTAGTTGAG CAGATGGCAGATATGGATGAAGCAATGGCACGAGCTGTTGATATAGGCGAAAATGAT GATGAAGGAGAAGAAGGTGAGGCTGAAGGAGATGATACCGGGGATGAGAAATTTACACGCAATTGGAGCATTTTAAAAAGTAATCCAGAGCTGCGGAAGTCGAAG GGTAAACCTAAAAAGGACAGTAGCATGTCTTTGGATGAAGCTATAGAAGATTCAGAAAACTTAACGGACTTTCTTTTAGACTTTGAAGAAGAATAG
- the LOC140965266 gene encoding uncharacterized protein isoform X2, giving the protein MISPSKLRMKLIGSHNQKKTDGSNCNSSRTSPSKLEDTEFVKNGLLAPDDDDFGEEVSTIGIPPSKFDNSKQENGNLSHLKDPGLRDAGHTRIQLVSMVDASNSNSVHPVRNYEEENLDYDSTSSFEFHKGERSLHQSITRSLSRPMSSKWNDAEKWIMNRQNVHVSKKTNQQILVNRPIGPNMVRVAPESAAGFDNKPSVKRVDFHESEDLIEVDDMELPCTKSVTEEKTGVSGIRSVSMRDTGTEMTPIPSQDPSRSATPVSSTTPIRSPTSSIPSSPRRQEPVPTQTENPTNSATQNSDEYGENDLSEQEMKLKARREIVALGVQLGKMNIAAWARDGENEKNISGNETSGSSEVEQIEYAKRAAAWEEAEKSKHAARFKQEEIRIQAWESQQKAKLDAEMRKIEAQIEQMKADAQAKMVKKIALARQKSEEKRAVAECRKNQLAEKTTAQAEYIRQTGRIPSNLSICCGWL; this is encoded by the exons ATGATTTCTCCGAGTAAGTTGAGGATGAAGCTTATAGGGTCGCACAATCAGAAGAAAACGGACGGATCGAACTGTAATTCTTCAAGAACATCTCCTTCTAAGCTTGAGGATACAGAATTTGTCAAGAACGGTCTGTTGGCGCCGGATGATGATGATTTTGGAGAGGAAG TTTCCACTATAGGAATTCCGCCAAGTAAATTTGATAATTCGAAGCAAGAAAATGGAAATTTGTCGCATTTGAAGGATCCTGGGCTAAGGGATGCTGGTCATACTAGAATTCAGCTAGTTTCTATGGTTGATGCCAGTAATTCGAATTCAGTGCATCCGGTTCGAAattatgaagaagaaaatcttGATTACGATAGTACATCAAGCTTCGAGTTCCATAAAGGGGAGAGATCTCTGCACCAATCGATTACAAGATCCTTGTCAAGACCAATGTCGTCCAAGTGGAATGATGCGGAGAAGTGGATTATGAATAGGCAAAATGTGCATGTATCAAAAAAGACCAATCAACAAATTCTAGTGAACCGGCCGATAGGGCCTAATATGGTCAGAGTTGCGCCAGAGTCTGCTGCTGGTTTCGATAATAAGCCATCTGTGAAACGGGTTGATTTCCATGAGAGTGAGGATTTGATCGAAGTGGATGATATGGAGTTGCCCTGTACGAAGAGCGTGACAGAAGAAAAGACAG GCGTTTCAGGCATAAGATCGGTGTCAATGAGAGATACAGGAACTGAAATGACGCCTATTCCGAGTCAAGATCCATCAAGAAGTGCCACTCCTGTCAGTTCAACGACCCCAATTCGTAGCCCAACTTCTTCTATACCATCTAGTCCTCGAAGACAAGAGCCTGTACCAACACAAACCGAAAATCCCACAAATAGTGCAACACAAAATTCAGATGAATATGGGGAAAACGATTTGTCCGAACAAGAAATGAAACTCAAAGCAAGAAGGGAAATTGTAGCCCTTGGTGTCCAGCTTGGTAAGATGAATATTGCTGCTTGGGCAAGAGATGGTGAGAATGAAAAGAATATATCCGGGAATGAAACTAGTGGTAGTAGCGAGGTTGAACAGATTGAGTATGCGAAACGAGCTGCTGCATGGGAAGAAGCTGAGAAATCTAAACATGCTGCAAG GTTTAAACAAGAGGAAATAAGAATCCAAGCGTGGGAGAGCCAGCAGAAAGCAAAGCTTGACGCAGAAATGAGGAAGATTGAG GCCCAAATTGAGCAAATGAAAGCAGATGCTCAGGCAAAGATGGTAAAGAAGATAGCATTGGCGAGACAGAAGTCGGAGGAAAAACGGGCTGTTGCCGAATGTAGAAAGAATCAGCTAGCAGAAAAAACTACTGCACAGGCTGAGTACATTCGCCAGACTGGTCGAATCCCCTCAAATCTTTCTATATGCTGTGGTTGGTTGTGA
- the LOC140965266 gene encoding uncharacterized protein isoform X1, translated as MEYERIHKAQTGMISPSKLRMKLIGSHNQKKTDGSNCNSSRTSPSKLEDTEFVKNGLLAPDDDDFGEEVSTIGIPPSKFDNSKQENGNLSHLKDPGLRDAGHTRIQLVSMVDASNSNSVHPVRNYEEENLDYDSTSSFEFHKGERSLHQSITRSLSRPMSSKWNDAEKWIMNRQNVHVSKKTNQQILVNRPIGPNMVRVAPESAAGFDNKPSVKRVDFHESEDLIEVDDMELPCTKSVTEEKTGVSGIRSVSMRDTGTEMTPIPSQDPSRSATPVSSTTPIRSPTSSIPSSPRRQEPVPTQTENPTNSATQNSDEYGENDLSEQEMKLKARREIVALGVQLGKMNIAAWARDGENEKNISGNETSGSSEVEQIEYAKRAAAWEEAEKSKHAARFKQEEIRIQAWESQQKAKLDAEMRKIEAQIEQMKADAQAKMVKKIALARQKSEEKRAVAECRKNQLAEKTTAQAEYIRQTGRIPSNLSICCGWL; from the exons ATGGAGTACGAAAGGATACACAAAGCTcag ACTGGTATGATTTCTCCGAGTAAGTTGAGGATGAAGCTTATAGGGTCGCACAATCAGAAGAAAACGGACGGATCGAACTGTAATTCTTCAAGAACATCTCCTTCTAAGCTTGAGGATACAGAATTTGTCAAGAACGGTCTGTTGGCGCCGGATGATGATGATTTTGGAGAGGAAG TTTCCACTATAGGAATTCCGCCAAGTAAATTTGATAATTCGAAGCAAGAAAATGGAAATTTGTCGCATTTGAAGGATCCTGGGCTAAGGGATGCTGGTCATACTAGAATTCAGCTAGTTTCTATGGTTGATGCCAGTAATTCGAATTCAGTGCATCCGGTTCGAAattatgaagaagaaaatcttGATTACGATAGTACATCAAGCTTCGAGTTCCATAAAGGGGAGAGATCTCTGCACCAATCGATTACAAGATCCTTGTCAAGACCAATGTCGTCCAAGTGGAATGATGCGGAGAAGTGGATTATGAATAGGCAAAATGTGCATGTATCAAAAAAGACCAATCAACAAATTCTAGTGAACCGGCCGATAGGGCCTAATATGGTCAGAGTTGCGCCAGAGTCTGCTGCTGGTTTCGATAATAAGCCATCTGTGAAACGGGTTGATTTCCATGAGAGTGAGGATTTGATCGAAGTGGATGATATGGAGTTGCCCTGTACGAAGAGCGTGACAGAAGAAAAGACAG GCGTTTCAGGCATAAGATCGGTGTCAATGAGAGATACAGGAACTGAAATGACGCCTATTCCGAGTCAAGATCCATCAAGAAGTGCCACTCCTGTCAGTTCAACGACCCCAATTCGTAGCCCAACTTCTTCTATACCATCTAGTCCTCGAAGACAAGAGCCTGTACCAACACAAACCGAAAATCCCACAAATAGTGCAACACAAAATTCAGATGAATATGGGGAAAACGATTTGTCCGAACAAGAAATGAAACTCAAAGCAAGAAGGGAAATTGTAGCCCTTGGTGTCCAGCTTGGTAAGATGAATATTGCTGCTTGGGCAAGAGATGGTGAGAATGAAAAGAATATATCCGGGAATGAAACTAGTGGTAGTAGCGAGGTTGAACAGATTGAGTATGCGAAACGAGCTGCTGCATGGGAAGAAGCTGAGAAATCTAAACATGCTGCAAG GTTTAAACAAGAGGAAATAAGAATCCAAGCGTGGGAGAGCCAGCAGAAAGCAAAGCTTGACGCAGAAATGAGGAAGATTGAG GCCCAAATTGAGCAAATGAAAGCAGATGCTCAGGCAAAGATGGTAAAGAAGATAGCATTGGCGAGACAGAAGTCGGAGGAAAAACGGGCTGTTGCCGAATGTAGAAAGAATCAGCTAGCAGAAAAAACTACTGCACAGGCTGAGTACATTCGCCAGACTGGTCGAATCCCCTCAAATCTTTCTATATGCTGTGGTTGGTTGTGA
- the LOC140964940 gene encoding F-box protein SKIP19-like, translated as MGKKKFKIKRPQRKKKIQAAVPSSPAPPWTELPTDVTANILQRLSCVELLESAQKVCTTWRSLCRDPAMWRVIDLSNIDDMSYDPEIICRHAVDRSLGQLLDINVEYFGTDDLLQYISKRSNQLRCLRLACCYNISGKGLSEAVKKMPQLEELHLFFMKSISAEDIEAIGLSCPVLKSFTFNDRGYRFPLSEGNEYPMAIAKSMPALRHLRLFGNMMTNEGVEAILDGCPQLESLDLRQCFSVDLRGDLGSRCFQRLKELKYPGDSTSDYEWDAEIYDCEYDDDHFPSDFSDIYSLGDYDDYTDPFNDVYCNDEYYNDEYGFWFCNGG; from the exons ATGGggaaaaagaaattcaagatcaagAGGCCACAACGCAAGAAGAAGATTCAGGCGGCTGTTCCCTCCTCACCAGCGCCTCCGTGGACGGAACTCCCTACAGATGTGACTGCGAATATCCTACAAAGGCTTAGCTGCGTAGAGTTACTTGAGAGTGCACAGAAAGTGTGTACCACATGGCGGAGTTTGTGTCGTGATCCAGCCATGTGGCGAGTGATTGACTTGTCTAATATAGACGACATGTCCTACGATCCGGAAATCATTTGCCGTCACGCGGTGGATCGTAGCCTCGGACAGTTGCTGGACATTAATGTTGAATATTTCGGTACCGATGACTTGCTTCAGTACATATCCAAGAG ATCAAATCAGCTCAGATGTCTTAGGCTTGCATGCTGCTATAACATATCAGGCAAAGGTTTGAGTGAAGCAGTCAAAAAAATGCCACAGCTGGAAGAATTGCACCTCTTCTTTATGAAATCAATCAGCGCGGAAGACATTGAAGCCATAGGCCTTTCTTGCCCCGTATTAAAGTCATTTACGTTTAATGACCGTGGGTACAGATTTCCACTTTCGGAAGGTAATGAGTATCCAATGGCTATTGCAAAATCCATGCCTGCATTGCGTCACCTTCGCCTTTTTGGAAATATGATGACGAATGAGGGAGTGGAAGCCATTCTTGATGGTTGTCCGCAACTTGAATCACTTGACCTCCGGCAATGCTTCAGTGTTGATCTGAGAGGGGATTTAGGCAGCAGGTGTTTTCAGCGGCTAAAAGAACTGAAATACCCTGGTGACTCTACTTCTGATTATGAATGGGATGCTGAGATTTATGACTGCGAATATGACGATGACCACTTTCCATCCGACTTTTCTGACATTTACTCTCTTGGTGATTATGACGACTACACTGACCCCTTCAATGATGTATACTGTAATGACGAATACTATAACGATGAGTATGGGTTTTGGTTCTGCAACGGTGGCTAA
- the LOC140964666 gene encoding protein PLASTID TRANSCRIPTIONALLY ACTIVE 12, chloroplastic isoform X2 yields the protein MASVSWFYQDGGLRSMVSAEGAVTKKSFNDNLKILLFPSPASTWKFRVGTSSPLNKPLLLPSIKCANTDKEDSFKQVSVERFPYHSYMDSTSGQLEPASGARASIPREDLWPEGTSSQVRADRAPEPKGVSTGKPSFGKKPGSRRKKYKSSAAATKSSELSVVPNDPFEIESSEDSPDEPKDLLSEFVVYQTEPEEEELTGYELDKKIGNPHPFINPKAEKPIEEPLSNEELWWNWRKPEKEQWSRWQRRRPDVETVFLKAMAETGQIKLYGDEPTITECSLFRARRHVYKEERLQEEQEKLERVGPIAYYSEWVKGWKRDTSREAVQKHFEETGEDENEQLIEMFSHQTDREFRIMMGTDIRIRRDPLAMRMREDQIKQIWGGDPVYPTINYIQDPDEVIDFRGPDFHEPTPDVLDYLKEHGKIITREELEKILAGEKREVVEMADMDEAMARAVDIGENDDEGEEGEAEGDDTGDEKFTRNWSILKSNPELRKSKGKPKKDSSMSLDEAIEDSENLTDFLLDFEEE from the exons ATGGCTTCTGTTTCGTGGTTTTATCAAG ATGGAGGATTGAGAAGTATGGTTTCAGCGGAAGGGGCTGTCACCAAGAAGTCCTTCAACGATAATTTGAAG ATACTATTATTTCCTTCTCCTGCATCAACTTGGAAGTTTAGAGTTGGCACCAGCAGTCCACTTAATAAACCATTGTTACTTCCTTCTATAAAGTGTGCGAATACCGATAAGGAAGACTCTTTTAAGCAAGTATCAGTCGAACGTTTCCCTTATCACAGCTATATGGACTCCACATCTGGACAACTTGAGCCAGCTTCGGGTGCTCGTGCAAGTATTCCCAGGGAAGATTTATGGCCAGAAGGCACATCCAGCCAAGTAAGGGCAGACAGGGCTCCTGAACCAAAAGGTGTCTCTACTGGGAAACCCTCCTTCGGGAAAAAACCTGGAAGTAGACggaaaaagtacaagtcttcAGCAGCTGCTACCAAGTCTTCAGAACTGAGTGTGGTTCCAAATGATCCTTTCGAAATTGAGTCTTCGGAGGATTCACCCGATGAACCTAAAGATCTCTTGTCTGAGTTTGTTGTTTATCAGACAGAACCTGAGGAAGAAGAGTTGACCGGATATGAACTGGACAAGAAAATTGGGAATCCACATCCCTTTATCAATCCAAAAGCTGAGAAACCTATAGAGGAGCCACTTTCAAATGAAGAACTGTGGTGGAACTGGAGAAAACCCGAAAAAGAACAGTGGTCTAGATGGCAGAGGAGACGCCCAGACGTTGAGACG GTATTTCTCAAAGCTATGGCAGAAACTGGACAAATAAAGCTTTATGGAGACGAGCCAACAATTACTGAGTGTTCTCTTTTTAGAGCTAGACGACACGTTTATAAAGAAGAGAG GCTTCAGGAAGAACAAGAAAAATTGGAAAGAGTTGGCCCCATTGCATACTACTCAGAGTGGGTTAAAGGCTGGAAAAGAGACACTTCACGGGAAGCAGTTCAAAAGCATTTTGAAGAAACCGGTGAAGATGAAAATGAGCAGCTTATTGAGATGTTCTCGCACCAAACTGACAGGGAATTCCGCATCATGATGGGCACTGATATCCGTATTCGTCGGGATCCTTTAGCAATGAGAATGAGAGAGGACCAAATAAAGCAAA TATGGGGTGGAGATCCTGTTTACCCAACTATAAACTATATTCAGGATCCAGATGAGGTGATTGATTTTAGAGGTCCAGATTTTCACGAACCAACTCCAGACGTGCTCGATTATCTGAAAGAG CATGGCAAAATAATAACTAGAGAAGAGTTGGAGAAAATCCTGGCTGGAGAGAAAAGGGAAGTAGTTGAG ATGGCAGATATGGATGAAGCAATGGCACGAGCTGTTGATATAGGCGAAAATGAT GATGAAGGAGAAGAAGGTGAGGCTGAAGGAGATGATACCGGGGATGAGAAATTTACACGCAATTGGAGCATTTTAAAAAGTAATCCAGAGCTGCGGAAGTCGAAG GGTAAACCTAAAAAGGACAGTAGCATGTCTTTGGATGAAGCTATAGAAGATTCAGAAAACTTAACGGACTTTCTTTTAGACTTTGAAGAAGAATAG